The region aaaagattgtagaTTTACCTGGATTATCTGCCCTGAATCTGATCGTAGCCCATCCAGCAGTAGGTACACTGATTGTGTTTCTTTCAACAGGATCAGccagattaaatttttttggatcaTTATCTGCATCAAAATTCCCAAATCCCTTGCCAAcaacaaagaaattaaatccATGAAGATGGAACGGATGACTCTCAGGTGCTATTATAGTGGTTCCTTGCAACACAAGTTGAACTGTCGAATTAAAAGCCAGCCTATAAGTTCTAGTCCCATTGATGGTCTGCAGATTTAATGCCGTATTATTTCCcgtataattaaaagaatttggCGGCATTGCTGGAAAATCGTCTGTGAAAACCCCACTTATGCTATAGTAGTGTGCTTGAAGTAGAGCTGTAGTTGgcattataaaagaaatattattaatagCTCCCACAGCCTTGCTACCATTGACACATGTTGCGCAAGGGTCAATCCCGACACCAATAGTGAAGTATAGAGAATGGTCCACTGTTAATGGAACATTGGCTGGGTACTTCTTTGAATTCAGGCTTCGAAGATTGTCCATGAAAGTTGATGTTACTGGAGTTGCGTTTATAGCAGGAGTGGTGGTCAGGACTGGTGGGGAAAATGCAATGGTTCCCTTATAGCGCAAGAAAGCGATTGCTGTCACGTTATCAACAGCAACTACGGTATCCATGAAGGGAGAGACAGCCATTAAATACTTGCCAACGCTTTTATCTGCAGTTAATAGGGCATTTGTGGTTTGGCCTGGACCtataaatattgtgtcagtgctAAAGGGCTTAGTGTAAGCTGCATCCACTTCAACAACCGTTATATTGTGCCCTGCAATCTTGAAGAAGAGCTCATCGTTTAGTGCTGCATTGATAATGCGTAGCAAATAGGTCTTGCCGCTTTCAACATGTAATGTGAAACCTGCGCACCAAATAGAATGTCAAAGATCCATGTATGGATCCTAAATAATTTCTTCACGGCACCAGAAAACGTGGCAATAAAAGAATTTAACTAGTTATACGTAAATAAGACCTTAGTTTGTGTTCTAAGGTGGCAATTTTATAACCCAATATGAGTTTATCAGAACCATTAAAAGGGTCATTACCCGGAGAAGGGCAGCCAGGAACTGCCCCTGTCTGGCCATTAACAATGTGTGCATCTGATATGTTTGGAGGCAAGCCAGTTTGTGTTGCTTGGTTGACCACAGCTTCAACATCTGCTTTCCACCATTCAcctatataattaacaaaatcaactaCCATCACTTAATTGTCGATCTTGGGACTTTATaggacaacaaaaaaaaagagcagcaGAAACTCATTAGAATTGCCGTGAAattgggagagaaaaaaaagacttggATTGGAGCTCACccaatatgatgattttttcctTATCAGGCTTTGGAAATGGGTAAGGAACGCCCTTCTGAGGCAAGATGACGATGGCACCATGTATTGTTGCCCTTAGCCATGAAATGTGTGCATGCCAAAGAAGCGTACCCCTCTGGCCTGTAAGCGTGAAATTGTAGAGATAGCTTTGCCCCGGCCGTATTGGACACTGCGTGATGTATGCTGGCCCGTCGGACCAGCCCGTGCGCAACTGCCTCACGCCGTGCCTGGCAAAACAAAATTTAGGCTCCAATTAATCATTAAAGTCGTCCTAATAATCACTCTTGAATCAAGTACCTAGCTATAGCTTTCAAAAACCAATTTTTAAGACTTCAGGTGCGGTTTATGGTTCTACCAATGGATGGTGACATTGTATTGGACGTGGTTGGTGAGCTTTATATTGACATTATCGCCTTCCCTTGCATAAATAGTAGGCCCTGGAAACTTTCCATTGATTGTCACAATGGACTTGGTTGAGCAGAGCTTTGTTGTGTTCGTCAGGACTACCTGCTTACAGCGGCCAATATAAACAGTGATTTTCACAAGCAAGATCACAACTTCTAATTCTAAAGAGACTTGCTGTCTTTGTAAAGTAGAAGTTCATAGAAGaggaaagaagagaaggaaaatcaACTTGATACTAAAATGGCACACTACTCTAAAGAATTTGTGTTGTAACCATGCCAGACTTGCTT is a window of Populus nigra chromosome 10, ddPopNigr1.1, whole genome shotgun sequence DNA encoding:
- the LOC133705062 gene encoding laccase-4-like, with product MENYRARAILLLVIFIFPALVECKVRLYDFRVVLTNTTKLCSTKSIVTINGKFPGPTIYAREGDNVNIKLTNHVQYNVTIHWHGVRQLRTGWSDGPAYITQCPIRPGQSYLYNFTLTGQRGTLLWHAHISWLRATIHGAIVILPQKGVPYPFPKPDKEKIIILGEWWKADVEAVVNQATQTGLPPNISDAHIVNGQTGAVPGCPSPGFTLHVESGKTYLLRIINAALNDELFFKIAGHNITVVEVDAAYTKPFSTDTIFIGPGQTTNALLTADKSVGKYLMAVSPFMDTVVAVDNVTAIAFLRYKGTIAFSPPVLTTTPAINATPVTSTFMDNLRSLNSKKYPANVPLTVDHSLYFTIGVGIDPCATCVNGSKAVGAINNISFIMPTTALLQAHYYSISGVFTDDFPAMPPNSFNYTGNNTALNLQTINGTRTYRLAFNSTVQLVLQGTTIIAPESHPFHLHGFNFFVVGKGFGNFDADNDPKKFNLADPVERNTISVPTAGWATIRFRADNPGVWFLHCHLEVHTTWGLKMVFVVDNGEGPDESLLPPPSDLPNC